A single genomic interval of Streptococcus oralis subsp. dentisani harbors:
- the ftsH gene encoding ATP-dependent zinc metalloprotease FtsH has protein sequence MKKQNNGLVRNPFLYLLIIFFLVTGFQYFYSGNTAGRSEKINYTELVKEITADNVKELTYQPNGSIIEVSGVYKNPKTSKEETGIQFFTPTATKVERFSSTILPSDSTVSELQKLASEHQAEVTVKHESSSGMWINILVSVVPFAILFFFLFSMMGNMGGNNSRNPMSFGRSKAKAANKEDIKVRFSDVAGAEEEKQELVEVVEFLKDPKRFTKLGARIPAGVLLEGPPGTGKTLLAKAVAGEAGVPFFSISGSDFVEMFVGVGASRVRSLFEDAKKAAPAIIFIDEIDAVGRQRGIGLGGGNDEREQTLNQLLIEMDGFEGNEGIIVIAATNRSDVLDPALLRPGRFDRKVLVGRPDVKGREAILKVHAKNKPLADDVDLKLVAQQTPGFVGADLENVLNEAALVAARRNKAVIDASDIDEAEDRVIAGPSKKDKTVSQRERELVAYHEAGHTIVGLVLSNARVVHKVTIVPRGRAGGYMIALPKEDQMLLSKEDMKEQLAGLMGGRVAEEIIFNVQTTGASNDFEQATQMARAMVTEYGMSEKLGPVQYEGNHAMFGAQSPQKSISEQTAYEIDEEVRSLLNEARNKAAEIIQSNRETHKLIAEALLKYETLDSTQIKSLYETGKMPETVEEESHALSYDEVKSKMSEEK, from the coding sequence GTTAGAAATCCATTTCTCTACTTGTTAATTATCTTCTTCCTAGTGACAGGATTCCAGTATTTTTACTCTGGAAATACTGCTGGACGAAGCGAAAAAATTAACTATACAGAACTGGTAAAAGAAATTACAGCAGACAATGTAAAAGAATTGACCTATCAGCCAAATGGTAGCATCATTGAGGTGTCTGGTGTTTATAAAAATCCTAAGACTAGTAAAGAAGAAACAGGGATTCAATTTTTCACTCCTACTGCTACAAAAGTAGAAAGATTCTCAAGTACCATTCTTCCGTCGGATTCAACAGTTTCAGAATTGCAAAAGCTTGCTTCTGAACACCAGGCTGAGGTAACAGTCAAACATGAGAGTTCAAGCGGTATGTGGATCAATATCCTTGTCTCTGTTGTGCCATTTGCTATTCTCTTCTTCTTCCTATTCTCTATGATGGGAAATATGGGAGGAAATAATAGTCGAAATCCAATGAGTTTTGGACGTAGCAAGGCCAAGGCTGCTAACAAAGAAGATATCAAGGTACGATTCTCAGATGTTGCAGGTGCCGAGGAAGAAAAACAAGAATTAGTCGAAGTTGTTGAATTCCTAAAAGATCCAAAACGATTTACAAAACTTGGTGCGCGTATTCCTGCGGGTGTTCTTTTGGAGGGTCCTCCGGGAACAGGTAAGACTTTGCTTGCTAAGGCGGTTGCTGGAGAAGCAGGAGTTCCATTCTTTAGTATCTCAGGTTCTGACTTTGTAGAAATGTTTGTCGGAGTTGGTGCAAGCCGCGTTCGTTCTCTTTTTGAGGATGCAAAAAAAGCAGCGCCAGCCATCATCTTTATCGATGAAATTGATGCTGTTGGTCGCCAACGTGGTATCGGCCTTGGTGGAGGAAATGATGAACGTGAACAAACCTTGAACCAACTCTTGATTGAAATGGATGGTTTTGAGGGCAATGAAGGAATTATCGTTATCGCTGCAACCAACCGTTCAGATGTCCTTGATCCTGCTCTACTACGCCCGGGACGTTTTGATAGAAAAGTCTTGGTTGGCCGTCCTGATGTTAAAGGTCGTGAAGCAATCTTGAAAGTTCACGCTAAAAATAAACCTCTAGCAGACGATGTTGATTTGAAATTAGTTGCCCAACAAACCCCAGGTTTTGTGGGAGCCGACTTGGAAAATGTTCTAAATGAGGCAGCCTTGGTTGCAGCCCGTCGCAACAAGGCAGTCATTGATGCTTCAGATATTGATGAGGCAGAGGACAGAGTGATTGCGGGACCATCTAAGAAAGATAAAACAGTATCACAAAGAGAACGTGAATTAGTTGCCTACCACGAGGCTGGACATACCATTGTTGGTTTAGTCTTATCAAATGCCCGTGTCGTTCATAAAGTTACAATTGTACCACGTGGACGTGCAGGTGGTTACATGATTGCACTTCCTAAAGAAGACCAAATGCTTCTTTCCAAAGAAGATATGAAAGAACAATTAGCAGGTCTGATGGGTGGTCGTGTAGCTGAAGAGATTATCTTTAATGTCCAAACTACAGGAGCTTCAAATGACTTTGAACAAGCTACACAGATGGCGCGTGCAATGGTCACTGAATACGGTATGAGTGAAAAACTTGGCCCAGTTCAATATGAAGGTAATCATGCTATGTTTGGTGCACAAAGTCCTCAAAAATCAATTTCAGAACAAACAGCCTATGAGATTGATGAGGAAGTTCGTTCATTATTGAATGAGGCACGAAACAAAGCTGCTGAAATTATCCAATCAAATCGTGAAACCCACAAACTGATTGCAGAGGCATTGTTGAAATACGAAACATTGGATAGTACTCAAATTAAATCTCTTTACGAAACAGGAAAAATGCCTGAGACAGTAGAAGAGGAATCACATGCCCTATCTTATGATGAAGTAAAATCAAAAATGAGTGAAGAAAAATAA